A window of the Haloquadratum walsbyi C23 genome harbors these coding sequences:
- a CDS encoding sulfurtransferase, whose protein sequence is MSKDTIPTLVNPEWLETRLDVSDVQVLDCTVYLQAGSGEKNYDLKSGYDHWSEAHIPGSQFADLIEDLSETENPEYPFQLPTPDVFASAVSELGVSNDSRVVLYDTVDQGNNNEWAARLWWMFRVFGHDQVGVLNGGWPRWTAENRPISSTVTTPTSANFTAEYREELVADKEDVRTQIEDSDACVINALQSGDHAAERIPNSVNVPAVGDEGVLDTDGTYVSDDTLREQFSEVGATDADTVTTYCGAGIAASSEALALHQAGITDVAVYDGSLSDWTADPDLPTEQGE, encoded by the coding sequence ATGTCCAAGGATACGATACCAACGCTGGTCAATCCAGAGTGGCTTGAAACCCGACTTGATGTCTCTGATGTGCAAGTGCTTGATTGTACAGTCTATCTGCAGGCTGGAAGTGGTGAGAAGAATTATGATCTCAAATCTGGGTATGACCATTGGAGTGAAGCACACATTCCAGGAAGTCAGTTTGCTGATCTTATTGAGGATCTCTCTGAAACCGAAAACCCAGAATACCCATTTCAGTTACCAACACCAGATGTGTTCGCCTCTGCAGTGAGTGAGTTAGGAGTGAGTAATGACTCACGAGTTGTTCTATATGATACTGTCGATCAGGGAAACAATAATGAGTGGGCAGCTCGCCTGTGGTGGATGTTTCGTGTATTTGGGCATGACCAAGTTGGCGTCCTCAATGGTGGCTGGCCTCGGTGGACAGCTGAGAATCGACCGATATCATCAACGGTGACCACACCAACATCGGCTAATTTCACCGCCGAGTATCGCGAAGAACTCGTTGCCGATAAGGAAGATGTTCGAACTCAGATTGAGGATTCCGATGCGTGCGTTATCAATGCGCTTCAATCAGGCGACCATGCGGCCGAGCGGATTCCAAACAGTGTTAACGTCCCTGCAGTTGGTGATGAGGGTGTGCTTGATACCGATGGTACATATGTGTCTGATGATACGCTTCGAGAGCAGTTCTCAGAAGTTGGCGCAACAGATGCTGATACTGTTACTACCTACTGTGGTGCTGGTATCGCAGCAAGTAGTGAGGCATTAGCACTTCATCAAGCTGGTATTACTGATGTTGCTGTGTATGATGGCTCACTCAGCGACTGGACGGCGGATCCAGACCTTCCGACTGAGCAGGGTGAATGA
- the sppA gene encoding signal peptide peptidase SppA, whose amino-acid sequence MKFDADDNRPALLAAGVMGAVATVAGKQIVAQLTRGRLGDAEEYNVAKVIISGPIQRDRGRPSPLSASGASAADDIVERIEDADDDDAIEALLVELNTPGGEVLPSDDIRRAAIEFDGPTIAYATDTCASGGYWIASGCDEMWARDVSLIGSIGVVGSRPNASGLADKLGISYEQFTAGEYKDAGVPLREIEDGEREYLQSIVDGYYDQFVETVSEGRDMDPEQIRDTEARIYLGNDALEIGLIDELGTEDDVKDRIENLIDAEPEIQEFKPNRSLAERLSIGTERIAFAAGSGVASVFTSDGGDIDVELK is encoded by the coding sequence ATGAAATTCGATGCAGACGACAATAGACCGGCCCTGCTAGCCGCCGGGGTAATGGGAGCTGTAGCGACCGTTGCTGGGAAGCAGATTGTCGCACAACTCACACGCGGTCGTTTAGGTGACGCTGAGGAATATAATGTAGCAAAAGTCATTATTTCGGGACCAATTCAGCGTGACCGCGGTCGACCATCACCATTATCAGCTTCAGGGGCGTCAGCCGCCGATGATATTGTCGAGCGGATTGAGGATGCTGACGATGATGATGCGATTGAGGCACTTCTTGTTGAACTCAATACACCTGGTGGAGAGGTGCTTCCAAGTGATGATATCCGTCGGGCTGCGATTGAATTTGATGGTCCAACAATTGCGTATGCGACTGATACATGCGCATCAGGTGGATACTGGATTGCGAGTGGATGCGATGAGATGTGGGCAAGAGATGTCAGTCTTATTGGCTCGATTGGTGTTGTTGGATCCCGACCAAATGCGTCCGGATTAGCTGATAAACTTGGTATTTCATATGAACAATTCACCGCTGGAGAATACAAGGATGCTGGTGTTCCCCTTCGCGAGATTGAAGACGGTGAACGGGAGTATCTCCAAAGTATCGTCGATGGGTATTATGACCAGTTTGTTGAGACCGTGAGTGAGGGTCGTGATATGGATCCTGAGCAGATCCGTGACACAGAAGCCCGCATCTATCTTGGAAATGATGCACTTGAGATTGGACTTATCGACGAACTTGGGACAGAAGATGACGTCAAAGATCGAATCGAGAATCTAATTGATGCCGAGCCTGAAATTCAAGAATTCAAGCCGAATAGGAGTCTTGCTGAGCGACTGAGTATCGGTACAGAACGTATTGCTTTCGCTGCTGGAAGCGGGGTTGCAAGTGTGTTTACAAGTGATGGAGGCGATATTGATGTCGAATTAAAATAA
- a CDS encoding DICT sensory domain-containing protein, which yields MTTELSCPPEESVLNQHIAGTDDTEYALVIENADRPSLIGQMIEDMFTRQPVEVDTKALSGDEQSRLILLNNGRIAASSPLQEIESSLLLVNSDRYITGAASLENIEYPDVITALTEAQFRLQGYPESNKEKLILVLISRYIERLSYEHGGVHRASFQRLSRLLDESGTESVYRRLGDADVDTHVYGVPDQVPPRGYNVKIHGGYMCDYRNSWFVVHQSETAAAALMAIEVAPNEWKAEWTFNPNKVATINEIIRTNL from the coding sequence TTGACAACGGAACTGTCGTGTCCTCCAGAAGAATCCGTTTTGAATCAGCACATCGCCGGTACTGACGATACAGAATACGCGCTTGTTATTGAGAATGCAGATCGACCATCGCTTATTGGACAGATGATTGAAGACATGTTCACCCGACAGCCTGTCGAGGTCGATACCAAAGCGTTGAGTGGCGATGAGCAGAGTCGACTCATATTGCTAAATAATGGTCGTATCGCAGCGAGTTCGCCACTGCAGGAGATTGAATCGTCGCTACTGCTGGTTAACTCAGATAGATACATCACTGGTGCGGCAAGTCTTGAAAATATCGAATATCCGGATGTTATTACAGCTCTGACTGAAGCACAATTTCGTCTTCAAGGCTATCCTGAATCAAATAAAGAAAAACTGATATTGGTACTTATCTCACGATATATTGAGCGGTTATCATATGAGCATGGAGGTGTCCATCGGGCATCTTTCCAGCGACTTTCTCGATTACTAGATGAAAGTGGGACTGAGAGCGTTTATCGGCGGCTTGGGGATGCTGACGTCGATACGCACGTATATGGAGTGCCGGATCAAGTCCCGCCACGTGGGTACAATGTCAAAATACATGGCGGATACATGTGTGATTATCGCAACTCATGGTTTGTTGTCCATCAGTCTGAGACGGCAGCAGCAGCATTGATGGCAATTGAGGTTGCCCCAAACGAGTGGAAAGCTGAGTGGACATTCAACCCTAATAAAGTGGCAACGATCAATGAGATTATACGAACGAATCTATAA
- a CDS encoding competence/damage-inducible protein A has product MRVAVLTIGDELLAGDTTNTNATWLAQRLTERGVTVRRILTVPDEHSLIRSRVREYSGNFDAVIVTGGIGSTPDDVTVDAVADAFDRNLVISEQARADVIETLEALSDTVPNIDVDIDAEATIPEDARPLLNTEGLAPGCVVENVYVLPGIPSELKTMFNKIAEEFTGEAVSSVLYTVKPEANIVSALKTVSEEFDVTIGCYPDRNAGHNRIKVTATDGETLTSAITWLQNQIDASDTPVERDWGENVESD; this is encoded by the coding sequence ATGAGAGTTGCCGTCCTGACTATTGGCGATGAACTCCTTGCAGGTGATACAACCAATACGAACGCAACATGGCTTGCACAGCGCCTGACAGAACGCGGTGTCACAGTCAGGCGGATACTCACTGTGCCTGATGAACATTCTCTTATTCGATCGCGCGTTCGTGAGTATAGTGGAAACTTTGATGCGGTGATTGTTACTGGTGGTATTGGTAGTACGCCTGATGATGTGACTGTTGATGCTGTTGCGGATGCATTTGACCGCAATCTTGTGATTAGCGAACAAGCCCGGGCTGATGTCATAGAGACACTTGAAGCTCTTAGCGATACAGTGCCGAATATCGATGTAGATATTGATGCCGAAGCGACGATTCCCGAGGATGCACGCCCACTGCTCAACACTGAAGGATTGGCTCCTGGATGCGTTGTTGAGAATGTCTATGTTTTACCTGGAATTCCGAGTGAATTAAAAACGATGTTCAATAAAATCGCAGAGGAATTTACTGGTGAAGCAGTTTCAAGCGTCCTCTACACGGTCAAACCAGAGGCAAACATCGTTTCGGCACTGAAAACAGTTAGTGAGGAATTTGATGTGACAATCGGCTGTTATCCAGACAGAAATGCGGGTCATAATCGGATTAAAGTGACAGCCACTGATGGAGAGACACTCACGAGTGCAATAACATGGCTTCAAAATCAAATTGATGCAAGCGATACGCCAGTTGAGCGAGACTGGGGCGAGAATGTTGAGTCCGATTAA
- a CDS encoding HAD family hydrolase — protein sequence MSKSDSKTALCLDIDGTLYRGGSVFIESLSYLPFVQSGHWSPTDRHVLRQAIGLVGRYYGNAWTEKRWQITLRIVDLLQRIGTDEIALSLLDTLREFQTQLNSVIDPEYTFNSPSASDYDEMRISLLTTYAKAITTHHQSELRTAINDIISRCTLIDKTTATALEDISTSSSSLDIILITDMPTTIAETFASEAIEAPIQTTVATRFETDQTERFTGEFHSINKSEMLTTLDEQHDWDRIVAAGDTVRDLRMRSIADRFIAVSGQGQINEYLQKPYVTATGSNPEIINNSRDVYVPSEVPLGVVLRALLLN from the coding sequence ATGTCTAAATCGGATTCAAAAACAGCACTGTGTCTCGATATTGATGGCACGCTTTATCGTGGCGGGTCTGTGTTTATAGAGTCACTCAGTTATCTTCCATTCGTTCAATCCGGTCATTGGTCACCAACTGACCGTCATGTGCTTCGACAGGCGATTGGGCTTGTTGGGCGTTATTATGGGAACGCATGGACAGAAAAACGCTGGCAGATAACACTCCGAATAGTGGACCTGCTTCAGCGTATTGGAACTGATGAGATAGCCCTCTCATTACTTGACACGCTTCGAGAGTTCCAGACACAACTCAACAGTGTGATTGATCCTGAATACACATTCAACTCGCCGTCGGCAAGCGATTATGACGAAATGCGAATCTCATTGCTCACGACGTACGCGAAAGCAATCACCACCCATCATCAGAGTGAGCTCCGAACAGCAATTAATGACATCATCAGTCGATGTACCCTTATCGATAAAACAACAGCCACCGCATTGGAGGATATTTCCACATCATCGTCATCACTTGATATCATACTTATCACAGATATGCCAACTACGATAGCTGAGACATTCGCGAGCGAGGCAATTGAAGCTCCGATTCAAACGACCGTTGCGACGAGATTTGAGACCGACCAGACAGAACGCTTTACCGGGGAATTTCACTCAATAAATAAATCTGAAATGCTCACAACGCTGGATGAACAGCATGATTGGGACCGCATTGTTGCAGCGGGAGATACTGTTCGAGACCTTCGAATGCGATCAATTGCTGATCGGTTCATTGCTGTTTCCGGACAGGGTCAAATTAATGAATATCTTCAAAAGCCATACGTGACTGCCACTGGGTCAAATCCTGAAATCATAAATAACTCACGTGACGTGTATGTTCCAAGTGAAGTCCCACTTGGAGTAGTTCTACGAGCGTTACTTTTGAACTGA
- a CDS encoding metallophosphoesterase family protein, with the protein MQSRVQESTNHADREHLDEIKSIFDEWVSPVTYLLGNHDVATHSKDELSEILDQDRFHGIVWIDNQAYVYLDSVREDVGARGIIGPEQRSWLDDTLPSDAIVLSHHPLGPFSIEDNVWFGNYPERAYPWDRQETLEILQKTAKASVSGHIHQPGRTAFRGVSHISVNAVSKQTPKNPVSGNYARLNTGESLEIKTGHVE; encoded by the coding sequence GTGCAGAGTCGAGTACAGGAATCAACAAATCACGCTGATCGAGAGCATTTAGATGAGATCAAATCAATATTTGATGAATGGGTGTCACCAGTAACCTATCTACTCGGTAATCATGATGTAGCCACACATTCAAAGGACGAACTCAGTGAAATCCTTGATCAAGATAGATTTCATGGGATAGTTTGGATTGATAATCAAGCATATGTCTATCTTGACTCCGTCAGGGAAGATGTCGGGGCTCGTGGAATAATCGGTCCCGAACAGCGCAGTTGGCTTGATGACACGCTACCATCAGATGCGATTGTATTATCACATCACCCGCTTGGACCATTTTCAATCGAAGATAATGTGTGGTTTGGAAACTATCCAGAGCGTGCATACCCATGGGATCGTCAAGAGACGCTTGAAATCCTCCAAAAGACGGCTAAAGCAAGCGTAAGCGGTCATATTCACCAGCCAGGACGCACGGCATTCCGTGGAGTTTCACATATATCGGTTAACGCCGTGAGCAAGCAAACCCCAAAGAACCCTGTCAGTGGGAATTATGCACGTCTCAATACTGGGGAGTCACTTGAAATAAAAACAGGTCATGTAGAGTAA
- a CDS encoding IS701-like element ISHwa4 family transposase codes for MLPITDFLSCTDVLDEFDSLSYHQTTHAKTYVTGLAAGRSKTVTGIAREVLPAGSDRALNKFITEYDWDEDQLNHERLEELQKHGETRWSQNGYIVIDDSVIQRTGKSLPGAGEFYDHSEGEPVWGQNLVYAFYTDDKTSYPLAFRQYEKVDDEDEEDEQETKYDLAREIITELEEEVGVPAGTYLFDAWFAHDSGLIEHVESHGKDWIGPLRGNRQVTYANKERRVDALEECIDKEEREVDGETYKIWTKTVPVSKLGEVRLVITEKVTDEDKENPVKYLATSKIDAPSAHIIRSYSYRWRVETFFEDSKEDLGLGDCEVRDSDGASRHWHLQMLAYSLLRLGPESSASERLVSKASSLRSQLEHGLKETIYNMFSWVRDQPDRDLDGLMEDIDHLFLHSEGSL; via the coding sequence ATGCTGCCGATTACGGATTTCCTCTCGTGCACCGACGTGCTGGATGAATTCGACTCGCTATCATATCATCAAACGACTCACGCCAAAACGTACGTGACAGGTCTTGCTGCGGGCCGCAGCAAGACTGTAACCGGAATTGCACGAGAGGTCCTTCCTGCCGGAAGTGACCGAGCACTCAACAAGTTCATCACCGAATACGATTGGGATGAGGATCAGCTCAATCACGAGCGGTTAGAGGAACTGCAAAAACACGGAGAGACACGCTGGTCACAAAACGGCTATATCGTTATTGACGATTCAGTCATCCAGCGAACCGGGAAGTCCCTTCCCGGTGCTGGAGAGTTCTACGATCACTCTGAGGGTGAGCCTGTTTGGGGACAGAACCTCGTCTACGCGTTCTATACCGATGATAAAACGTCCTATCCACTTGCTTTTCGCCAGTACGAGAAGGTCGACGACGAGGACGAGGAAGACGAACAGGAGACAAAATACGACCTCGCACGAGAGATAATCACGGAATTAGAAGAAGAGGTAGGTGTGCCTGCGGGCACCTACCTCTTCGATGCATGGTTTGCTCATGACTCCGGTCTGATCGAACACGTCGAATCACACGGCAAGGACTGGATTGGACCACTACGGGGCAACCGACAGGTGACCTACGCGAACAAAGAGAGACGCGTCGATGCGCTCGAAGAGTGCATCGACAAGGAAGAGCGAGAAGTTGACGGTGAAACGTACAAAATTTGGACTAAGACAGTCCCTGTCTCGAAATTAGGTGAAGTTCGGCTGGTAATCACAGAGAAGGTTACCGATGAGGACAAAGAGAATCCAGTAAAGTATCTTGCGACGAGCAAGATTGACGCGCCTTCGGCACACATTATTCGGAGCTATTCGTACAGATGGCGAGTAGAGACATTCTTCGAGGACTCGAAAGAGGATCTTGGCTTAGGAGACTGCGAGGTTCGTGATTCTGACGGTGCCAGTCGTCACTGGCACCTTCAGATGCTGGCCTACAGCCTTCTTCGGCTTGGTCCGGAATCGAGCGCCTCGGAGCGACTTGTCTCGAAAGCCTCGTCGCTCCGATCACAACTCGAACACGGTCTCAAGGAGACGATCTACAACATGTTTTCCTGGGTGCGCGATCAACCAGACCGCGATCTCGATGGACTGATGGAAGACATTGACCACCTCTTTCTCCATTCTGAGGGTAGTTTATAA
- a CDS encoding beta-class carbonic anhydrase, protein MMSNTEHVHEQVDESVENREMWARRRREGIPTNENLLVITCIDERIPVEETLGIELGDAQIFRNAGGKVTDDVIRSAALTTNFFDTDEIILINHTDCGMMSAPDEAVREGFEAEAGDLDQIDLDPSLPALNIDDADIMDWVKMTDDIDEACATQVEHLRQSELIPDSVTITGYVYEVESGELRRPGDRVGEIISERQ, encoded by the coding sequence ATGATGTCTAATACTGAACACGTGCATGAGCAGGTTGATGAATCGGTTGAAAATCGCGAAATGTGGGCTCGACGTCGTCGAGAAGGGATTCCGACAAATGAGAATTTACTTGTTATCACTTGTATCGACGAGCGTATTCCGGTTGAGGAAACTCTTGGGATTGAACTTGGTGATGCGCAGATCTTTCGTAATGCCGGTGGTAAAGTCACTGACGATGTGATTCGCTCAGCCGCGCTGACAACGAACTTCTTTGATACTGACGAGATTATTCTTATCAATCATACAGATTGTGGAATGATGAGTGCCCCTGATGAAGCGGTTCGTGAGGGATTTGAAGCCGAAGCTGGTGATCTTGATCAAATCGATCTTGACCCATCATTACCAGCATTGAACATTGATGATGCTGATATCATGGATTGGGTGAAAATGACGGATGATATTGATGAAGCCTGCGCTACACAAGTTGAACACCTGCGTCAGTCTGAGCTGATTCCTGACTCAGTCACGATTACAGGATATGTCTATGAGGTTGAATCTGGTGAGTTACGGCGTCCTGGTGACCGCGTCGGTGAGATAATCAGCGAGCGTCAGTAA
- a CDS encoding amidohydrolase family protein, translated as MPMTELLVINGTVITQDADRTVLTNSAVAVQDGNISAVGPTADITTNHDAQTIIDADGGVIIPGLINPHTHVSDILLRGSFAENRGLLDWLYNVKRPGTLAMQPEEHATAATLYCIEAILAGVTTFVENDTEVLWDDWTDIEAKLEIYDQSGIRNIYAAGMVDCGADNAFQELVLDIQTRDNDVDHPPLERFVEETDTVLKEVNSLIEAYNGTADGRQSIWPAPVVVETTTNRCFQAAYALAEEHDVMTTVHVAEAEAQEQRSLSSIEYLRNIGYLGDRALLGHCVQIDENDVRIIAMTSTKIAHNYMANMRLATGFAPVAAMLDAGVTVGLGTDNSILNDTVNPISDLRAMTGGHKGYHRDPGVVSTQKAFDMITIDAARAIGRADSLGSLEVGKQADIAIVDFDHPHLTPSPNPVFGLVHAAQGFEVDTVICDGDVVMQDRQIRSFDEPVDSVLSRAERMAADLVDRVGYA; from the coding sequence ATGCCGATGACGGAGTTGCTTGTTATCAATGGGACGGTTATCACACAGGATGCCGACCGAACTGTGCTCACAAATAGTGCCGTTGCTGTCCAAGATGGCAACATATCCGCAGTTGGACCGACTGCTGATATCACCACCAATCATGATGCTCAGACGATTATTGATGCCGACGGCGGAGTCATTATTCCTGGGCTCATTAACCCACATACGCACGTCTCGGATATCCTGCTTCGGGGTTCATTCGCTGAAAACCGCGGTCTACTTGACTGGTTATATAATGTCAAACGACCGGGAACACTGGCGATGCAACCCGAAGAGCATGCCACTGCAGCGACACTATACTGTATCGAGGCAATTCTCGCAGGAGTGACGACATTTGTTGAGAACGACACCGAGGTTCTCTGGGATGATTGGACAGATATTGAGGCGAAACTAGAAATATACGATCAATCTGGTATTAGAAACATCTATGCAGCGGGAATGGTTGACTGCGGCGCAGATAATGCATTCCAAGAGCTTGTGTTGGACATTCAGACTCGAGATAATGATGTTGACCATCCACCACTGGAAAGATTTGTTGAGGAGACCGACACTGTTCTCAAAGAGGTCAATTCACTCATTGAGGCATATAACGGGACTGCTGACGGTCGGCAATCGATATGGCCAGCACCAGTCGTCGTTGAAACTACAACGAACCGCTGTTTCCAAGCGGCTTATGCTCTTGCTGAAGAACACGATGTGATGACGACTGTCCACGTTGCAGAAGCAGAAGCACAGGAGCAGCGCTCACTGTCAAGCATTGAGTATCTTCGAAATATCGGATACCTGGGTGATAGGGCGCTGTTGGGTCATTGTGTTCAAATCGATGAGAATGATGTTCGTATTATCGCTATGACTAGTACTAAGATTGCACATAACTATATGGCGAATATGCGTCTTGCGACTGGATTCGCGCCAGTAGCGGCGATGTTGGACGCCGGGGTGACGGTCGGACTTGGCACCGATAACTCGATCTTGAATGATACGGTCAATCCAATAAGTGATCTCCGAGCGATGACTGGAGGGCACAAAGGATATCATCGTGACCCAGGTGTCGTTTCGACTCAGAAAGCATTCGATATGATTACCATTGACGCCGCGAGAGCTATTGGTCGCGCCGACAGTCTTGGCTCCTTAGAGGTTGGAAAGCAAGCAGATATCGCTATCGTCGATTTTGACCATCCGCATCTGACCCCCAGTCCGAATCCAGTATTCGGTCTTGTCCACGCCGCACAAGGATTTGAAGTCGACACTGTGATATGTGACGGTGATGTTGTGATGCAAGACCGACAGATACGCTCGTTTGATGAGCCCGTTGATAGTGTCTTATCAAGAGCTGAAAGGATGGCTGCAGATCTCGTTGACCGCGTTGGATATGCCTAA
- a CDS encoding ABC transporter ATP-binding protein gives MSDDKFVRMENITKTFPGVVANDSVSMSVKKGEIHGLLGENGAGKSTLMKILYGLYSADEGDIWLDNNRLEMDSPQDAIDAGIGMVHQHFKLIPRLSVSKNIILGKREPIAAFKDNSGSESGVLHSLTSNNIVQGLASRFTLGLDTPEKQIQQLSDNYGFNIDVTVPVWELGVGERQRVEILKALYRDVDLLILDEPTAVLTPTQAERLFETLKTLTDEGLTVIIITHKLDEIKEVTDRVTVLRDGRDIGTVETSEQTSDDLARMMVGREVLFNVDKDDVSVGETVLNVSSLRTTNDRGIEAVSGVDMSIRSGEIVGLAGVSGNGQKELAESLVGVRETLGGSIEITGDDVTNESPNAFINNGVSFVPEDRHRDGCAGTLSIMHNAVMKRYADSEFSDGFKLNYEAMEEYADTLVEEFDVRGINDVREINAGELSGGNLQKLILAREMLREPDLLVANQPTRGVDVGAIEFIRERLVAQRKSGTGVLLLSEDLDELFDLSDRILTIYQGEIVHETTPEEADRQRISLEMNGGKEEVKQPTQIAADGGRSGF, from the coding sequence ATGAGTGATGACAAATTTGTTCGGATGGAAAATATTACTAAGACCTTCCCGGGGGTTGTCGCGAATGATAGCGTATCGATGTCAGTAAAAAAAGGCGAGATTCACGGGTTATTAGGCGAGAATGGAGCAGGCAAGAGCACGCTGATGAAGATCCTATATGGACTGTATTCGGCTGATGAAGGGGATATCTGGCTTGATAATAATCGTCTTGAAATGGACTCTCCGCAAGATGCAATTGATGCAGGTATTGGTATGGTTCACCAGCACTTTAAATTGATTCCACGCCTCTCTGTTTCGAAAAATATTATTCTAGGGAAACGAGAGCCAATTGCGGCATTCAAAGATAATAGTGGATCCGAATCAGGTGTTCTTCACTCACTCACTTCTAACAACATCGTCCAGGGCCTTGCTTCACGATTCACGCTCGGACTTGATACACCGGAAAAACAGATACAACAGTTATCTGATAATTATGGATTTAATATTGATGTTACCGTGCCTGTTTGGGAACTCGGTGTTGGCGAACGCCAACGTGTCGAGATTCTCAAAGCACTGTATCGAGATGTCGATTTATTAATTCTTGATGAACCAACAGCGGTGCTTACTCCCACACAGGCAGAACGACTATTTGAGACGCTTAAAACGTTAACAGATGAAGGTCTCACGGTTATCATAATTACACATAAACTTGATGAAATTAAAGAAGTCACCGACCGTGTGACAGTCCTTCGAGATGGCAGAGATATCGGAACCGTCGAAACAAGCGAGCAGACCTCTGATGACCTCGCCCGGATGATGGTTGGACGGGAAGTATTATTCAATGTAGACAAAGATGACGTCTCGGTGGGCGAAACGGTACTCAATGTTTCATCACTTCGGACAACAAACGATCGAGGTATTGAAGCTGTCTCTGGCGTGGACATGAGTATCAGATCCGGTGAGATTGTCGGACTTGCGGGAGTCAGTGGAAACGGGCAAAAAGAACTCGCTGAATCCCTTGTCGGCGTCCGAGAGACGCTAGGCGGCTCAATAGAAATAACTGGCGATGATGTAACCAATGAGTCGCCAAATGCATTCATCAATAATGGTGTATCGTTTGTTCCTGAAGATAGACACAGAGACGGCTGTGCAGGAACACTCTCTATCATGCATAACGCCGTAATGAAACGATACGCCGATTCTGAATTCTCTGATGGATTCAAACTCAATTATGAGGCGATGGAGGAATATGCAGACACCTTGGTCGAGGAGTTTGACGTCCGAGGAATTAATGATGTTCGAGAAATTAATGCAGGAGAATTATCTGGAGGGAATCTACAGAAACTCATTCTTGCACGAGAGATGTTGCGTGAACCAGATCTGTTAGTTGCGAACCAGCCGACCAGGGGGGTTGATGTGGGTGCTATTGAATTCATTCGGGAGCGACTCGTTGCACAGCGAAAATCGGGAACCGGGGTCCTCTTATTATCTGAAGATCTTGATGAACTCTTCGACCTCAGCGATAGAATTCTGACTATCTATCAGGGAGAGATTGTTCACGAGACAACCCCAGAAGAAGCCGATCGCCAACGCATTAGCCTTGAAATGAACGGTGGCAAAGAGGAAGTCAAGCAACCGACGCAAATAGCTGCTGACGGTGGCAGGAGTGGCTTCTAA